The genomic DNA TCCATTGCGAAATTCTCAATTTCCTCTTGATTATATCCAGTTAAAAAATGCCAATTCTCAAATGAGAGCGGATAATTTTCTGCAAACTTTTTTAATTTTTCTGGTGTGTCTACCTCAGGATCCACACTAAAAGAGACAAATTCAACATCTACTCCTTCTTTTTCAGCCATTTGCTGCAATTGAGTCATATTAGCAGTCATTGGTGGACAGACAGTTTCACAATTTGTAAAAATAAAGTCAGCAATCCATACTTTTCCTTTTAAATCTTCTAATGAGAATGAATCACCATTTTGATCTATATAAGAAAAGTTTTGCACTTCATAATTTAATGCTCCTTCTATTTTCGAATCGCCACAAGCTGATAATAAAAGTAAAATAATCATCGAAACGACAAAAACTATTTTTTTCATCGTACTACACCTTTCTTTCTTTAGGTTGTTTTCGTAAATATTGTTGCTTTTCGACTGCAAAGCAATAATCTTTTTTAGAAAAGAGCCTTTTTTTAAAAAGTTTAGCAAATTCCATTAAGATTCAAAAGAAAATTACGAAGATGTCATAAAAGTTTCAAGAACCATATGAAAATTGGATGCCTGTATTTCATTATTTCGTTCCATTAAAAAAATGAACAAGGCTGTCCCGAAAGCTAAGTGTCAGCCTCACAATCCAACACTTGTGGGACAGCCTCGTTCCACATTACGCATTATTTCGTAACAAATTGATTTGATATATTGCTTCAAAGTCTGGCCATTTTAATACTCGTTTTAAATATTCGCGAAAGGAATAAACGCGTTTTGGCTGCTTTGTACCATAAATCGTTAACAAAAACGTTTGCAGTCGAAGGTTTAACATGAAACGGTAAGAGTTATCATCCTCCAATACTGGAATTTCAATGATCTTAACCTTCTGTCCATTTTTCGCTTTGAACTCTAGGCTTTTTAGTAACAAATTATCAATCCCTCTTTATACCCGTTTCTTATATTATACCTTCTTTCTCCTGAAAAGTATGTTGAAATTTGTCACCAAAATATAGGTTCCGTATATTTTTAATTGCCAATGTATATCTACCAATCAAAAGGGACCCTTTCCTCATTAAATTAATAAATGAAATAAATTACTATCTTTATTCACTTCTGTGAATGGAAATCCTTTCTTTTTCATTCTTTCAATCAATCCATCATAGTCTTCGCGATGCTTTAATTCTATCCCAACTAAAGCTGGTCCGCTATCTTTATTGTTCTTTTTCGTATATTCAAAACGAGTAATATCATCAGTTGGACCTAACACTTCATCTAAAAATTCCCGTAAAGCCCCCGCGCGCTGCGGAAAATTGACTATAAAGTAATGCTGAAGTCCTTCGTAAATTAATGATCGTTCCTTTATTTCCTGCATCCGTCCGATATCATTGTTCCCCCCGCTAACAACACAAACAACATTTTTCCCTTTTATTTGTTCTTTATAAAAATCTAATGCCGATATAGGCAATGCACCTGCTGGCTCTGCCACAATCGCATTTTCATTATATAAGTTTAAGATCGTCGTGCAAATTTTCCCTTCAGGTACTAATACAATGTCGTCTAAAAGATTTCGACAAATCGAAAAGGTCAACTCTCCTACACGTTGTACTGCAGCTCCATCAACAAATTTTTCAATTTCCGGCAGGGTAATTACTTCTCCTGCTTCCAGCGATTTCGCCATTGCTGGAGCTCCTTCTGGCTCAACACCAATTAATTTTGTATCAGGTGAAACACTGCGAAAATACGTTCCTAGACCTGCAAAAAGTCCTCCGCCACCGATGCTGGCAAACAAATAATCTATCGGTTCTTCACAATCATTTAAAATTTCAATGGCACATGTCCCTTGACCGGCAATCACATGATGATCGTCAAAAGGATGTATAAATGTTCGTTTCTCTAATTTTGAACATTCCTCTGCTTTTTCATAGGCATCGTCAAATGTATCACCGTGTAAGACAATTTCGACATATTCTTTCCCGTGCAGCTTCACTTGAGAAACTTTCTGTTTTGGTGTTGTCGTTGGCATAAATACTTTTCCATGAATTTTCAGCTCTCTGCACGAATAAGCAAAGCCCTGAGCATGATTACCAGCACTTGCGCAGACGACTCCATTTTTTGTTTCCTCGTCTGTTAATTGCTTCATTTTGTTATAAGCACCACGAATTTTAAAAGAGCGAACCATTTGCAAATCTTCACGTTTCAAAAAGACGTTACATTCGTATTTTTCCGATAATTGCCGATTTCGTTCTAATGGTGTATGGATCACAACATCTTTCAATGCTTGATGAGCTTTCAAAATATCTTCTACTTGGACGTTTAGTTCAACCTTTGTGACATGACTCATTTGTACATCCCTACCCTTTACATCATTCTTTAATTCGTACATTATAACATGAATTTTCAAAAAATAAAGAACGAATAACGTTTTTTTTTGTAAATATTTAATGCTTCTTTCCATAAATTATTTTCTTCTGTTGACATTTTACTGCATTTTGATAAAAAAATGCCCCTTAATAGAGGCAATTAAAACCGTTCATATATGACAAAACGATGCGGATAAATATTTTTTTTATCGACTGTTCCTTCTATTGATGAAATCTTTTTCCATTCTTCCAAATTGAACGGAGGAAAATAAGTATCTCCTGTAAATTGTTCGTCGATTTCCGTAATATATAAACGGTCTGCGTATGGTAATAGTTTTTCAAAAATATTCGCTCCGCCAATGACGAAAATTTCTTCCTCTTGATGTTTGTTGGCAAAAGTTAAAAACTCGTCCATTGAATAAAAAACTTGGCAACCCTCTGGGTGAAAGTGACGATTCGTTGATAACACAATATTTTCTCTTCCCGGTAATGGCCGCCCAATGGATTCAAACGTTTTTCTTCCCATGACAATTTTATGTCCCATTGTCATATTTTTGAAATATTTTAAGTCGGCGGGGAGATGCCACGGCAGTTGATTATTTTGACCAATTAAACGATTTCGATCCATTGCAAAAATAAAGGAAATCATACACTAACTTCTCCTTTAATATGTGGATGTGGATCATATCCTTCAAGGACAAAGTCTTCGTATTTGAAGTCGAAAATGGACTTTACATTTGGATTTAAGTGCATTTTCGGTAATGGTCTTGGTTTTCTAGTTAGCTGCAGCTTTACTTGGTCAAGATGATTTTTATAAATATGAACGTCACCAAAAGTATGAATAAATTCCCCTGGTTGATGATCTGTCACTTGTGCGACCATCATCGTTAACAGGGCGTATGAAGCGATGTTAAAAGGAACTCCTAAAAAAACATCCGCTGAACGTTGGTACAATTGACAGGAAAGCTTCCCTTCTGACACATAAAATTGAAAGAAAGCATGACATGGCGGTAATGCCATCTTATCTAGATCCCCGACATTCCATGCATTTACAATTAATCGGCGCGAATTAGGATTTCGTTTAATTTCATCAATAACGTTTGTTATTTGATCAATTGTTCGGCCATCAGCTGCTGTCCAAGACCGCCATTGGTATCCATAAATTGGACCTAGTTCTCCATTTTCATCTGCCCATTCATTCCAAATCCTTACGCCATGTTCCTGCAAGTATTTGACATTCGTATCGCCTTTTAAAAACCATAGCAACTCATAAATAATTGATTTTAAATGAAGTTTTTTCGTCGTTAATAACGGGAATCCCTTTGATAAATCAAATCTCATCTGGTATC from Bacillus alveayuensis includes the following:
- a CDS encoding threonine dehydratase (product_source=KO:K01754; cath_funfam=3.40.50.1100; cog=COG1171; ko=KO:K01754; pfam=PF00291,PF00585; superfamily=53686; tigrfam=TIGR02079), which encodes MERSIKYLQKKTLFVLYFLKIHVIMYELKNDVKGRDVQMSHVTKVELNVQVEDILKAHQALKDVVIHTPLERNRQLSEKYECNVFLKREDLQMVRSFKIRGAYNKMKQLTDEETKNGVVCASAGNHAQGFAYSCRELKIHGKVFMPTTTPKQKVSQVKLHGKEYVEIVLHGDTFDDAYEKAEECSKLEKRTFIHPFDDHHVIAGQGTCAIEILNDCEEPIDYLFASIGGGGLFAGLGTYFRSVSPDTKLIGVEPEGAPAMAKSLEAGEVITLPEIEKFVDGAAVQRVGELTFSICRNLLDDIVLVPEGKICTTILNLYNENAIVAEPAGALPISALDFYKEQIKGKNVVCVVSGGNNDIGRMQEIKERSLIYEGLQHYFIVNFPQRAGALREFLDEVLGPTDDITRFEYTKKNNKDSGPALVGIELKHREDYDGLIERMKKKGFPFTEVNKDSNLFHLLI
- a CDS encoding thymidylate synthase (product_source=KO:K00560; cath_funfam=3.30.572.10; cog=COG0207; ko=KO:K00560; pfam=PF00303; superfamily=55831) produces the protein MKQYLDLCQHVLKNGVEKDDRTGTGTISTFGYQMRFDLSKGFPLLTTKKLHLKSIIYELLWFLKGDTNVKYLQEHGVRIWNEWADENGELGPIYGYQWRSWTAADGRTIDQITNVIDEIKRNPNSRRLIVNAWNVGDLDKMALPPCHAFFQFYVSEGKLSCQLYQRSADVFLGVPFNIASYALLTMMVAQVTDHQPGEFIHTFGDVHIYKNHLDQVKLQLTRKPRPLPKMHLNPNVKSIFDFKYEDFVLEGYDPHPHIKGEVSV
- a CDS encoding dihydrofolate reductase (product_source=KO:K00287; cath_funfam=3.40.430.10; cog=COG0262; ko=KO:K00287; pfam=PF00186; superfamily=53597) → MISFIFAMDRNRLIGQNNQLPWHLPADLKYFKNMTMGHKIVMGRKTFESIGRPLPGRENIVLSTNRHFHPEGCQVFYSMDEFLTFANKHQEEEIFVIGGANIFEKLLPYADRLYITEIDEQFTGDTYFPPFNLEEWKKISSIEGTVDKKNIYPHRFVIYERF
- a CDS encoding protein SCO1/2 (product_source=KO:K07152; cath_funfam=3.40.30.10; cleavage_site_network=SignalP-noTM; cog=COG1999; ko=KO:K07152; pfam=PF02630; superfamily=52833) codes for the protein MKKIVFVVSMIILLLLSACGDSKIEGALNYEVQNFSYIDQNGDSFSLEDLKGKVWIADFIFTNCETVCPPMTANMTQLQQMAEKEGVDVEFVSFSVDPEVDTPEKLKKFAENYPLSFENWHFLTGYNQEEIENFAMESFKAIVQKPKENDQVIHGTNFYLVDQNGIVLKSYNGVENPPYDEIIEDIKTIQ
- a CDS encoding hypothetical protein (product_source=Hypo-rule applied; pfam=PF10751), yielding MLLKSLEFKAKNGQKVKIIEIPVLEDDNSYRFMLNLRLQTFLLTIYGTKQPKRVYSFREYLKRVLKWPDFEAIYQINLLRNNA